A portion of the Cryptomeria japonica chromosome 5, Sugi_1.0, whole genome shotgun sequence genome contains these proteins:
- the LOC131039909 gene encoding two-component response regulator-like PRR1 — protein MSFGLMMSAEGDLMLPYSDNLLHGGDFGDLDRVMLTDLFEGVTIPQPDFDSGDLFSSTINDSASYDDDKSLWNGDIGKQGVVESEENKATTHKMRHLSLESMEETPFAHFAEAKLEPEPSILMGYSSSNGITSSYPSLNYSPPPIVSPNSQLATSFVQASVVSSQISLPNGQISLSNGQIGLPNGQINMSNGSSKILTSSASNELVLDDREIFSSPVQFSSTPITGPSRSIEVGRFVTKEDASEDSLSPLPTYTHKPSMMQRSFSSHSLGQLRITPRVHEPTSFYPQYSTPMYSSVLELSSPDSRLQPQLSDLQGMNIRPSFKAMRRVCSAGDIQTLNGIHMSHGSTSPLTPDNLSTEEAGFKIGRYSAEERKERIHRYRMKRSERNFNKKIKYACRKTLADSRPRIRGRFARNEDAGDIPPSSHHDEDDEDEVDAVQEDDEDFLLSHNSATHAREMIRMRSFHRSNGYPFGF, from the exons ATGAGTTTCGGTCTCATGATGTCTGCAGAAGGTGATCTAATGCTTCCTTACTCTGATAATTTGCTTCATGGTGGAGATTTTGGGGACCTGGATAGAGTTATGCTAACT gatttgTTTGAAGGAGTCACAATCCCACAGCCTGATTTTGATTCTGGAGATCTTTTCAGCTCTACTATCAATGACAGCGCTTCATATGATGATGATAAATCTCTATGGAATGGAGATATCGGAAAGCAGGGAGTGGTTGAGTCTGAAGAAAACAAGGCCACCACGCACAAAATGCGCCATTTATCCCTGGAGTCTATGGAAGAAACTCCTTTTGCTCATTTTGCAGAGGCCAAATTAGAGCCAGAGCCTTCCATTCTAATGGGATACTCATCCTCAAACGGTATCACATCTTCCTATCCATCTCTAAATTATAGCCCTCCTCCTATAGTTTCTCCAAATAGCCAACTGGCTACATCATTTGTTCAAGCCTCAGTAGTTTCTTCCCAAATTAGCCTTCCCAATGGCCAAATTAGCCTGTCCAATGGTCAAATTGGTCTACCCAATGGCCAAATTAATATGTCTAATGGCTCTTCAAAAATACTAACAAGCAGTGCGTCAAATGAGCTTGTTTTAGATGACAGAGAAATTTTTTCATCCCCTGTTCAGTTTTCTTCGACACCCATAACTGGACCTAGTAGGTCAATCGAGGTTGGGAGATTTGTTACTAAAGAGGATGCCAGTGAAGATTCATTATCCCCACTTCCTACCTATACTCACAAGCCTTCTATGATGCAAAGAAGCTTTAGTAGCCATTCATTGGGTCAATTAAGGATTACCCCCAGAGTCCACGAGCCTACTTCCTTTTATCCCCAATATTCTACTCCCATGTATAGTTCAGTACTGGAATTGTCAAGTCCAGACTCCAGATTGCAGCCCCAGCTGTCTGACCTTCAAGGGATGAATATAAGGCCTAGCTTCAAGGCAATGCGTCGGGTTTGCAGTGCAGGGGACATACAG ACGCTCAATGGAATACACATGAGCCATGGATCTACAAGCCCTTTGACACCTGATAATTTGAGCACTGAAGAAGCAGGCTTTAAAATTGGCCGATACAGTGCAGAAGAGCGAAAGGAACGAATTCATAGATACAGGATGAAACGCAGTGAAAGAAACTTTAACAAAAAGATCAAG TATGCATGCAGGAAAACTTTGGCTGATAGCCGCCCAAGAATAAGGGGGAGATTTGCAAGGAATGAGGATGCAGGCGATATACCTCCAAGTTCACaccatgatgaagatgatgaagatgag GTTGATGCAGTTCAAGAGGATGATGAAGACTTCTTGTTGAGCCACAATTCTGCTACTCATGCAAGAGAGATGATCAGGATGAGGTCTTTCCATAGGAGTAACGGCTACCCTTTTGGGTTTTAG